From the Thermococcus guaymasensis DSM 11113 genome, one window contains:
- a CDS encoding TldD/PmbA family protein, protein MEALERALKWAEENLKAEYIELRYEDLRKTTLGLKDGVFTSFTGKLNRGVAIRVLADGAWGFASTSDLSNLEKKIEEAYKLAKAAAQTKKEKIQLAEIDPVEDFVKSKMRVKPGEVDIEEKVAHLRELEKLLKEDEAVKSVQIRYEDGSGQKVLLTNEGTRIEWDYNYLYQGTYVTGKADGKLAMARDSIGAVDYGWELMTEIEPNEKVKERLLRKMHSQLRGVAPKRGEWPIVAGPIVVGIIAHEALGHLAEADLTINSPFKDLIGKQIAPEYVTMSERYVEGGFGNDRYDDEGVPVKDIHIIENGILKEIMLNREYAHKWGMEPNGHARAESYRYPPIIRMRNTVFEPGDHSFEELIEDIKFGYYVVDFRGGQAQLNSAFQVGIQEGYVIRNGEIAEPIRDTSITGVAIEALKKIGAVGKDFGLEVGFCGKGQTAFVSSGGPHMRFDGGILIG, encoded by the coding sequence ATGGAGGCACTTGAAAGGGCCCTTAAGTGGGCTGAAGAAAACCTGAAGGCCGAGTACATCGAGCTACGTTACGAGGACTTGAGGAAAACGACGCTCGGACTCAAGGACGGCGTTTTTACCAGCTTTACAGGGAAGCTGAACAGGGGCGTTGCGATAAGGGTTCTGGCGGATGGAGCGTGGGGCTTTGCCTCGACCAGCGACCTCTCGAACCTTGAGAAGAAGATTGAGGAAGCATACAAGCTCGCCAAGGCAGCCGCTCAGACGAAGAAAGAGAAAATCCAGCTAGCGGAGATAGATCCTGTTGAGGACTTCGTGAAGAGCAAGATGAGGGTCAAGCCGGGTGAGGTGGACATCGAGGAGAAGGTCGCCCACCTGAGGGAGCTTGAGAAGCTTCTGAAGGAGGACGAGGCCGTTAAGAGCGTTCAGATCCGCTACGAGGACGGGAGCGGGCAGAAGGTACTCCTCACCAACGAGGGAACGCGCATAGAGTGGGACTACAACTACCTCTACCAGGGAACCTACGTCACCGGAAAGGCCGACGGAAAGCTTGCCATGGCAAGGGACAGCATCGGTGCCGTTGACTACGGCTGGGAGCTCATGACCGAGATAGAGCCGAACGAGAAGGTAAAGGAGAGGCTCCTCAGGAAGATGCACAGCCAGCTGAGGGGTGTAGCCCCGAAGCGCGGTGAGTGGCCCATCGTCGCCGGCCCGATAGTCGTCGGAATCATCGCCCACGAGGCTTTGGGCCACCTCGCTGAGGCCGACCTCACGATAAACTCACCCTTCAAAGACCTCATCGGCAAGCAGATCGCCCCGGAGTACGTCACGATGAGCGAGCGCTACGTCGAGGGCGGCTTTGGAAACGACCGCTATGATGACGAGGGCGTTCCCGTTAAGGACATCCACATCATCGAGAACGGAATCCTGAAGGAGATAATGCTCAACCGCGAGTACGCCCACAAGTGGGGCATGGAGCCGAACGGCCATGCCAGAGCTGAAAGCTACCGCTACCCGCCGATCATCAGGATGCGCAACACGGTCTTCGAGCCGGGCGACCACTCCTTCGAGGAGCTCATCGAGGACATCAAGTTCGGCTACTACGTCGTTGACTTCCGCGGCGGCCAGGCCCAGCTCAACTCAGCGTTCCAGGTCGGAATCCAGGAGGGCTACGTCATCAGGAACGGCGAGATAGCAGAGCCGATAAGGGACACCTCAATCACGGGCGTCGCCATCGAGGCCCTCAAGAAGATAGGCGCCGTCGGCAAGGACTTCGGCCTCGAGGTCGGCTTCTGCGGAAAGGGACAGACGGCCTTCGTCAGCTCAGGCGGCCCGCACATGAGGTTTGACGGGGGAATTCTCATCGGGTGA
- the trm5b gene encoding tRNA (guanine(37)-N1)-methyltransferase Trm5b, with protein sequence MLAVKVPRQEAEKVRRKLIELGVLAKGYAVKREGEFILFPVTEPVEGFELVEADFGRLEKRPHSYREVVEVPKDVKPLLPSSFDIIGDIAIIEIPKELMEYGKAIGEAILKVHRHIKAVFAKGSKVSGEYRVRELIHLAGERRTETLHRENGIRLKLDVAKVYFSPRLATERMRIFQKTRPGEVVFDMFAGVGPYAVLLARKAKLVFACDINPWAIRYLEENIRLNKANNVVPILGDVRKVAGRLEADRIIMNLPKFADRFLREAMLSVKDGGVVHYYGFGPEEDLFSEHEAKIKAIARELGFKVEFLERRKVRPYAPRQFNIAIDFRVLK encoded by the coding sequence ATGTTAGCCGTCAAGGTTCCCAGGCAAGAGGCCGAAAAGGTTAGGAGAAAGCTCATCGAGCTCGGCGTCCTTGCTAAAGGTTATGCCGTTAAGAGGGAGGGTGAGTTCATACTCTTCCCAGTCACTGAGCCAGTGGAGGGATTCGAGCTCGTAGAGGCCGATTTTGGGAGGCTTGAAAAGAGGCCTCATAGCTATCGCGAGGTCGTTGAGGTTCCAAAAGATGTAAAACCACTCCTCCCGAGCTCCTTTGACATAATCGGCGACATCGCTATAATCGAAATCCCCAAGGAGCTTATGGAGTACGGTAAAGCAATCGGGGAGGCCATCCTCAAGGTTCACCGCCACATAAAGGCCGTCTTCGCCAAGGGGAGCAAGGTCTCCGGCGAATACCGCGTGAGGGAGCTGATCCACCTCGCCGGTGAGAGGAGGACTGAGACCCTCCACCGCGAGAACGGGATAAGGCTGAAGCTCGACGTGGCGAAGGTCTACTTCTCCCCGAGACTCGCCACCGAGAGGATGAGGATTTTCCAGAAAACCCGGCCCGGAGAGGTCGTCTTCGACATGTTCGCCGGCGTCGGCCCTTACGCGGTGCTATTAGCAAGGAAAGCGAAGCTCGTCTTCGCCTGCGACATCAACCCCTGGGCGATACGCTACCTTGAGGAGAACATCAGGCTGAACAAAGCTAACAACGTCGTGCCAATCCTTGGAGACGTGAGAAAGGTAGCCGGAAGGCTCGAAGCCGACCGCATCATAATGAACCTCCCCAAGTTCGCCGACCGCTTTTTGAGGGAAGCAATGCTGAGCGTTAAGGACGGAGGGGTTGTCCACTACTACGGCTTCGGCCCTGAGGAAGATCTTTTCTCAGAACATGAGGCGAAGATTAAAGCTATAGCGAGGGAGCTTGGCTTTAAGGTCGAGTTCCTTGAGCGGAGGAAAGTCCGCCCTTACGCTCCAAGGCAGTTCAACATCGCGATTGATTTCAGGGTCTTGAAGTGA
- a CDS encoding S9 family peptidase has protein sequence MARGLGIKDLGKFKLVGNIDAFRKKLVFQVTEISAEKDDYFSRLYLYDGRKVKPFTAGKKDGNPRFSPDGKLVAFTSKRDKESKEAELYVIPTDGGEARLLAKFKHGIKNIRFTEDGKSIAVVTPVEVEKKPKDDVHVIKELPFWFNGVGWVYGKRSVVYLVDVETGRKRRVTPKNLDISQVRFHDGKLYFIAQEDREKKPMVSDLYVLEGRKAKRLTPGKWSVQDFIPLDDGTFILKANTRERGIPTNTHIYHYNPETGEMRKLTAGLDRAAYNSLNCDVRGSQRAELVFKDGWVYYVATDGPRANLFRVNLEGKIERVVSGDRSVESFAIGDYIAFTAQDAVTPTELYLLRDGKEKKVTDFNGWIKEYKLSKPEHFKVKASDGVEIDAWIMKPVDFEPGKKYPAVLEIHGGPKTAYGYSFMHEFHVLTAKGFVVIFSNPRGSDGYGESFADIREHYGERDYQDLMEVVDEALKRFDFIDGERLGVTGGSYGGFMTNWIVGHTNRFKAAVTQRSISNWVSFFGTTDIGYYFAPDQIGGDPWSNTEGYWEKSPLKYAPNVETPLLIIHSMEDYRCWLPEALQFYTALKYLGKTVELALFPGENHDLSRSGKPKHRVKRLELIVGWMERWLKE, from the coding sequence ATGGCCAGAGGGCTGGGTATTAAAGACCTCGGAAAGTTTAAGCTCGTTGGAAACATCGATGCGTTCAGGAAAAAGCTGGTTTTCCAGGTGACCGAGATAAGCGCCGAGAAGGACGACTACTTCTCAAGGCTCTACCTCTACGACGGCAGGAAGGTCAAGCCGTTCACCGCGGGCAAGAAAGACGGAAACCCGCGCTTCTCACCTGACGGAAAGCTCGTTGCTTTCACCTCGAAGCGCGACAAGGAGAGCAAGGAGGCCGAGCTGTACGTTATTCCGACCGACGGCGGCGAGGCCAGGCTTCTGGCGAAGTTCAAGCACGGGATCAAGAACATCCGCTTTACCGAGGACGGGAAGAGCATAGCGGTCGTTACGCCGGTAGAGGTTGAGAAGAAGCCCAAAGACGACGTCCACGTTATCAAAGAGCTCCCCTTCTGGTTCAACGGCGTCGGTTGGGTCTACGGGAAGAGAAGCGTTGTCTATCTGGTAGACGTTGAGACGGGCAGGAAGAGGCGCGTAACGCCCAAGAACCTCGACATCTCGCAGGTTCGCTTCCACGACGGGAAGCTCTACTTCATCGCCCAAGAAGACCGCGAGAAGAAGCCGATGGTCAGCGACCTCTACGTCCTGGAGGGAAGGAAAGCGAAAAGGTTAACTCCCGGGAAGTGGAGCGTCCAGGACTTTATTCCGCTCGACGACGGAACCTTCATCCTCAAGGCTAACACGCGCGAGCGCGGAATCCCGACGAACACGCACATCTACCACTACAACCCAGAGACGGGTGAGATGAGGAAGCTCACCGCTGGCTTGGACCGCGCGGCCTACAACTCCCTCAACTGCGACGTTAGGGGAAGCCAGAGGGCCGAGCTGGTCTTCAAGGACGGCTGGGTCTACTACGTTGCCACCGACGGCCCGAGGGCGAACCTCTTCAGGGTGAACCTTGAGGGGAAGATAGAGCGCGTTGTCTCTGGAGATAGAAGCGTTGAGAGCTTCGCAATCGGCGACTACATAGCCTTCACCGCACAGGATGCCGTAACCCCAACGGAGCTCTACCTCCTCCGCGATGGGAAGGAGAAGAAGGTTACCGACTTCAACGGCTGGATAAAGGAGTATAAGCTTTCCAAGCCGGAGCACTTCAAGGTCAAAGCAAGTGACGGCGTTGAGATTGACGCTTGGATTATGAAGCCCGTTGACTTTGAGCCCGGAAAGAAGTATCCCGCGGTTCTTGAGATTCACGGGGGGCCGAAGACGGCCTACGGCTACTCCTTCATGCACGAGTTCCACGTCCTCACCGCCAAGGGCTTCGTCGTGATATTCTCCAACCCGCGCGGAAGCGACGGCTACGGTGAAAGCTTTGCGGACATAAGGGAGCACTACGGGGAGAGGGATTATCAGGACCTCATGGAGGTCGTTGATGAGGCTCTGAAGCGTTTCGACTTCATCGACGGGGAGAGGCTCGGTGTCACCGGCGGTTCCTACGGCGGCTTCATGACCAACTGGATAGTCGGCCACACGAACAGATTCAAGGCGGCGGTTACCCAGCGCTCAATCTCCAACTGGGTGAGCTTCTTTGGAACGACGGACATCGGCTACTACTTCGCCCCCGACCAGATAGGTGGCGACCCTTGGAGCAACACAGAGGGCTACTGGGAGAAGAGCCCGCTTAAGTACGCTCCCAACGTGGAGACGCCGCTCCTGATAATCCATTCGATGGAGGACTACCGCTGCTGGCTTCCGGAGGCGCTGCAGTTCTACACGGCGCTCAAGTATCTCGGCAAGACCGTTGAGCTGGCGCTCTTCCCCGGCGAAAACCACGACCTGAGCAGAAGTGGCAAGCCGAAGCATCGCGTTAAGAGGCTTGAGCTGATTGTTGGCTGGATGGAGAGGTGGTTGAAGGAGTGA
- a CDS encoding TldD/PmbA family protein produces the protein MENLIRYAEKLFDEVEIAVYRSRDVSASVELNEISMASTRSGAVTIVRGIKDKRLGLAIVDSDEESRVKEAIEQAAKMAKLNTRDEKWVSLPEPGKYREKPKPNYELKEASPDGLVEMLVRGIRLAREKDRNAIVAGGEGGVSWEERHIVNSHGIDVFQEGGAAFFYLELVGRKEGVVTPGIFDFDAKRSLDLDVEGVVERAVQKVGWAYNVKASKNEEVPIIFGPWAIAGLFSYALFPAFSGERLVKETTPLAGKVGEKVASDVITMYDDPFHELSLEPVIADGEGVPTRKNVLIENGLFKGFVWDNYWAKVYGTESTGNGKRDLNSGGISIGFHSMVIENGKRSLEEVISEIERGYLVDGVQGAHSSNPDNGNFAVTANPAFLIEDGEVVGSSVFLIAGNVYELLGQASEVTKEQTVMPSGTTIITPFIKFEDVKIAGK, from the coding sequence ATGGAGAACCTCATACGCTACGCTGAGAAGCTCTTCGATGAAGTTGAGATCGCCGTTTACAGGTCAAGAGACGTTAGCGCGAGCGTCGAGCTCAACGAGATTTCGATGGCCTCGACAAGGAGCGGGGCGGTGACAATAGTCAGGGGAATAAAGGACAAGCGCCTCGGTTTAGCTATTGTGGACAGCGACGAGGAGAGCCGCGTTAAAGAAGCTATAGAGCAGGCGGCAAAGATGGCGAAGCTGAACACCAGGGACGAGAAGTGGGTCTCCCTGCCGGAACCAGGCAAGTACCGCGAAAAGCCAAAGCCGAACTACGAGCTCAAGGAGGCTTCCCCAGACGGGCTCGTCGAGATGCTCGTCCGCGGCATAAGGCTCGCCCGCGAGAAGGACAGGAACGCCATCGTTGCCGGCGGTGAGGGGGGCGTCAGCTGGGAAGAGAGGCACATAGTCAACTCCCACGGGATAGATGTCTTCCAGGAGGGCGGTGCGGCGTTCTTCTACCTCGAGCTTGTTGGCAGGAAGGAAGGCGTCGTGACGCCGGGAATCTTCGATTTCGACGCTAAGCGCAGCCTCGACCTCGACGTTGAGGGCGTTGTGGAGAGGGCCGTGCAGAAGGTCGGCTGGGCCTACAACGTGAAGGCCAGCAAAAACGAGGAAGTCCCAATAATCTTCGGCCCATGGGCGATTGCCGGGCTCTTCAGCTACGCGCTCTTCCCGGCCTTCAGCGGTGAGAGGCTCGTCAAGGAGACAACTCCCCTCGCCGGAAAGGTTGGCGAGAAGGTAGCGAGCGACGTCATCACGATGTACGACGACCCGTTCCACGAGCTGTCGCTTGAGCCAGTCATAGCGGACGGCGAGGGCGTCCCGACGAGGAAGAACGTCCTCATCGAGAACGGCCTCTTTAAGGGCTTCGTCTGGGACAACTACTGGGCAAAGGTCTACGGTACGGAGAGCACCGGAAACGGCAAGCGCGACCTGAACAGCGGCGGAATCAGCATTGGCTTCCACAGCATGGTCATTGAGAACGGAAAGCGCTCTCTGGAGGAGGTTATCTCAGAAATCGAGCGCGGCTACCTCGTGGACGGCGTGCAGGGCGCGCACTCAAGCAACCCGGACAACGGAAACTTCGCAGTCACGGCGAACCCGGCCTTCCTCATCGAGGACGGAGAAGTAGTGGGTTCGAGCGTCTTCCTCATCGCCGGCAACGTCTACGAGCTCCTCGGACAGGCCAGCGAAGTGACGAAGGAGCAGACCGTAATGCCCTCCGGAACAACGATAATAACCCCGTTCATCAAGTTCGAAGATGTGAAGATAGCCGGGAAGTGA
- a CDS encoding PIN domain-containing protein: MEKALYDTNVLIETVKSRKKLEGYTTVLNVVEFPRALELGLTVITPSLEDYLLAIKISQAMVRKGTPVPAVDAVVASVAINRELTLVTRDKHFEWIKEEFEGLKLQSV; encoded by the coding sequence ATGGAAAAGGCTCTCTACGACACCAACGTCCTGATTGAGACGGTAAAATCCCGCAAAAAGCTCGAAGGGTACACAACGGTTCTCAATGTCGTGGAGTTTCCGAGGGCGCTTGAGCTTGGCCTGACCGTGATAACCCCGAGCCTCGAAGACTACCTGCTCGCAATCAAGATATCACAGGCAATGGTCAGGAAGGGAACGCCCGTTCCGGCAGTCGATGCGGTAGTTGCCTCGGTCGCGATAAACAGGGAGCTGACGCTCGTTACGAGGGACAAACACTTCGAGTGGATAAAGGAAGAGTTTGAGGGACTAAAACTTCAGAGCGTGTAG
- a CDS encoding DUF1931 family protein, which translates to MAEMIIPYPQLQKILERTCELAVVKPRAEEMMEIVEKKLADLFEVAYENAKAERSSTIKMRHIPITRGFKNSLNLFRAVIENEKVQIEPIRKYVLKKIPGDIPLEEDVVNELPIIAGTLFVLIGRVIKALHPEIKNVYPEHIEEAKKVLDYTL; encoded by the coding sequence ATGGCAGAGATGATAATACCCTATCCACAGCTCCAGAAAATTCTGGAGAGGACCTGCGAGCTTGCGGTCGTCAAGCCGAGGGCCGAGGAGATGATGGAGATCGTCGAGAAGAAATTAGCCGACCTCTTCGAGGTTGCCTACGAGAACGCCAAGGCCGAGCGCTCGAGCACGATAAAGATGCGCCACATACCGATTACCAGGGGCTTCAAGAACAGTCTGAACCTCTTTAGAGCGGTCATCGAGAACGAGAAGGTTCAGATTGAGCCCATCAGGAAGTACGTCCTCAAGAAGATACCCGGCGACATACCGCTTGAGGAGGACGTCGTCAACGAGCTCCCGATTATCGCGGGAACCCTCTTCGTGCTCATCGGAAGGGTCATCAAGGCGCTCCACCCGGAGATTAAGAACGTCTACCCCGAGCACATCGAGGAGGCTAAGAAAGTTCTGGACTACACGCTCTGA
- the corA gene encoding magnesium/cobalt transporter CorA gives MAQREEKPKMTLIAYSPEDFITKKISEIEEALKVEGYNVIWVNVDDPALAPEVLKSLGVQERVLKVLKRSSSRARVLVFPDHIFLLVHQVYEIDGGLKRERIGLILKDNLVVTVQETPEDVFGPIRESIREGEGLVRERGADYLLFALLEAIVENYVPIVERISSKMESLEAEILSRGEKRILHRIHSLRSEILFMRRTVFPLLEAFRKLELEGGRFFAGETQDYISELHDHVLEVLEILEGQRELANSLVELYYSTLSMKTNDIIRILTVVSTVFIPLTFITGLYGMNFRHMPELYWHYGYPAVLMVMLVIALGMLAYFRRKGWI, from the coding sequence ATGGCTCAGAGGGAGGAAAAACCCAAGATGACGCTCATAGCGTACTCCCCGGAGGATTTTATAACGAAAAAGATCTCCGAGATAGAGGAAGCTCTAAAAGTTGAGGGATACAACGTCATTTGGGTGAACGTTGATGATCCTGCCCTTGCCCCGGAGGTCTTAAAATCCCTTGGTGTTCAGGAAAGGGTTCTAAAAGTTCTAAAGAGATCGAGCAGTCGGGCTCGGGTTCTTGTGTTTCCAGACCACATCTTCCTCCTCGTCCATCAGGTGTATGAGATAGATGGCGGGCTGAAAAGGGAAAGGATAGGGCTTATCCTCAAGGACAACCTCGTGGTAACTGTACAGGAGACACCGGAGGATGTCTTCGGTCCTATCCGGGAGAGCATCCGTGAGGGTGAGGGACTAGTCAGGGAGCGCGGCGCCGATTATCTACTCTTTGCCCTCCTTGAGGCGATAGTTGAAAACTATGTCCCTATAGTAGAGAGAATCAGCTCGAAGATGGAGTCCCTTGAGGCGGAGATACTCTCGAGGGGAGAGAAAAGAATTCTCCACAGGATACACAGCCTCAGGAGCGAGATACTCTTCATGCGCCGCACGGTATTTCCCCTGCTGGAGGCGTTCAGGAAGCTTGAGCTTGAGGGCGGCAGATTCTTCGCGGGAGAGACTCAGGATTACATAAGCGAGCTCCACGACCACGTCCTCGAAGTCCTAGAAATCCTGGAGGGGCAGAGAGAACTCGCCAACAGCCTCGTCGAGCTTTACTACTCCACGCTCTCCATGAAAACGAACGATATAATCAGAATCCTAACAGTGGTCTCGACGGTATTCATCCCGCTGACCTTTATAACCGGCCTCTATGGAATGAACTTCCGCCACATGCCCGAGCTCTACTGGCACTATGGCTATCCAGCAGTTCTGATGGTTATGCTCGTAATTGCCCTCGGTATGCTCGCCTACTTCAGGAGAAAAGGGTGGATTTAG
- a CDS encoding MBL fold metallo-hydrolase — translation MRIYVLIEDYSGYESPFLAQHGVSFLLEKDGKGLLFDTGQSADPILHNMRLLDIEPGSCIDYIFLSHCHYDHTGGLLGILRAIGRRVPVIAHPTIFRKHFITKPYLREVGVPFRRGDIEELAELYLTSGPLEIMEGVYSTGEIPNREEFEKTELEVYTIENGTVVRDELRDDMSLVAKTPKGIVVISGCSHAGIISIVKHAIRLTGDERVRAVIGGFHLIDASEERIRKTVKEFQRLGVKEVYTGHCTGLKAEAALLKAYGENFHKLHSGMVIDI, via the coding sequence ATGCGAATATATGTCCTCATCGAAGACTACTCAGGCTATGAAAGCCCTTTTTTAGCTCAGCATGGTGTTAGCTTCCTGTTAGAGAAGGACGGGAAGGGGCTCCTCTTTGATACCGGTCAGAGTGCCGACCCAATACTCCACAACATGAGGCTCCTGGATATAGAGCCGGGTTCCTGCATTGACTATATTTTTCTGAGCCACTGCCACTATGACCACACTGGCGGGCTCTTGGGAATTCTTCGTGCCATTGGAAGACGGGTTCCCGTCATAGCCCACCCTACAATCTTCAGAAAGCATTTCATAACGAAGCCCTACCTCAGGGAAGTGGGAGTTCCCTTCAGACGGGGGGATATTGAAGAACTCGCTGAGCTCTACCTGACTTCTGGGCCCTTAGAGATCATGGAAGGGGTGTACTCAACAGGGGAGATCCCAAACAGAGAAGAATTCGAAAAAACCGAGCTCGAAGTTTACACCATTGAGAATGGAACGGTTGTGAGGGACGAACTAAGGGATGACATGAGCCTCGTTGCGAAAACACCCAAGGGAATTGTGGTCATAAGCGGATGCAGTCACGCCGGCATAATCAGTATAGTGAAGCACGCGATACGGCTGACTGGAGACGAGCGCGTCAGGGCTGTAATAGGCGGCTTCCATCTGATTGATGCAAGTGAGGAGAGAATACGGAAAACTGTCAAGGAATTTCAAAGGCTCGGGGTTAAAGAGGTCTATACAGGACACTGCACGGGACTGAAGGCTGAGGCGGCCCTTCTCAAAGCCTACGGCGAGAACTTCCACAAACTCCATTCGGGCATGGTAATCGATATCTGA